CTTATCCATCCTTCCACTTGAATAGCGTTATCTACATTCATTGCATAACTGACGGGGCTATTATCtatcaatataatttcatGCAATATCGAATTAGCTCTAACGAGCTCATTTCCATGATCATCATTAGTATCATTAATTATCGACAGATCCTTAATGTAACCTACGCCATCTCGGAGAATACAATGGTTTCTGTAGTACCTCTTCGAGAAGTTTCCTACAAATGAGGATTCTAGCCAGTCGATAACAGGGTCTGCGTACTCTTTCATTGATGCAGTGAAAATGATCAAATCGTACCATTTACTTACATTAGATAAGAACAGATCGCAATAAGGCCTCTTGTGGACGTAATACAAAGTCGATATGCCGCTGATTTGGAATTTCACTTCCACCAGATGCGCCTGTGCGTTGTTCGAGTTGGAGTTTGATCTAGAGATGGAATGGATCAGAGTCTCGTCTAGATCTAGAACGagtttcttcttcctcCCACTATGCAATATGGATCTTGGAATCAGTTTTTTAGGGAACAAGAACCTCCCCATCTTCTTTGTGCCGAACGCTACGGACGAGGACATAGACTTGACCGCCGAGTTATTTTTACCGCTGCCAGCAGCACCAGGGACTTTGTATAGGTTCGAAGCGTTAAGCAAAGAACCCTTGACTGTGTCTCGTTGTAGTATCATTTCGCCGCCTTTCATGTCGTCTTCGAGCACGGAATCCAAGTTCTGCAATTGCTCGGTTCTCTTACGGCCCTTTGTGACATAGAACGCATTGTTGTTAGCGATCGAGGAAGCATCCGACAGACTGTTCGCCGTCTGCGAGTCCCTAGATCTGCCGTTGTTACTGTTGTTCTGTTCGAACAAAGTCAATGGGAACGTTAGCAGATACCACGAGAACAGCAACGGTTTCACTAGCAACAACCTTGGCAAGAACAGAAGCACGAACCAGAACGGCTTCTCGTCTGGTAGAGCAGGTTGCAGCTCCTCTTGCTCCTCCTTGCCGCCCTCCTCTCTGATCGATGTGATCAAACTATTCGAAATGTAAGATATCGTATTCATTGCGATACTTGCGATAGATATCTCCTCACCTTCCCTTGTGACGGAgtgaaaaaagaaataaaaggTGTCCAGATAGTGCACTTTGCCGccattatataaaaaaacaatgcAAATTAGCCGCCAACATCTTTTATTGCCATTGAAGTTATCCAGTCGAATGAGAAGGGGAGTGTAGTACCAGCATCCAATAAGACTTCCTGTGCCATGTTCACATCactataaattaaaaaacaaacgTGCACACACACACCCTACACCAAATTGGGGAAGTGAAAAGCTCATCACATACATTTACCCGGATAAACAGACGGCACCAAAATTTTGTTAGACTGTTACCCGGGTGTTTCGAGTGGCAACATAATTTTGCTTATCCAGAATGCACGAGACGTCGTACCAAACTACATTTTCCACATGGGTTCCTTCAACACGTCAGTCTTCAGTAACCTCTAAGCTTTCTCAGACAGCGGTGACTTATCGGCATCTTATGAAACTTGACGTCTGGACGTTCGGTGCTGTTTGGTGGAGAGACAGAGGGACAAGACAAATACGTAGAGGTTGGATACAAATGGAGGTGCAGAAAATGTTAACTATCAAACGTAAAATGCAGGTGTTGTGAGACGCTCTCCAAGAGATGCGTGACGCCTTGGTATTAAAGTTTTTTAAACTTTGGTTTTGGCTTCGTGGTAGGACTCTCCCGCTGAGTAACACTGCCCTGCAGACGGGGCACGCTCACGCCAACGAGTCTAGAGAGAACAGCGGCGCGAGCaaatagaaaaagaaagattgATACCACGGcaaaaataagaaattcCAATAATAGATCGACAGTCAGCGGGTTTGCTGGACACCTGCTCCACGCATCGAGTGCCCAGCGCGCTGGCATATCAGATGCATGAGCATCTCTCTGCGGACCTCTAACACGACAGTCACGCAGTCCTATCCTCTAGGGGGGGCTGGACGTAATTCCgcaaatttgaaattctCACTTCCGTGCCAACAAATTCCGTGAATTTCCAGGGCATTGCACACTGGCACGGACACACATCCACGCCCAGATAGgtagaaaaagaaaaaaacgTACACAACAGATGAGTAGTGTCACACGCTGCTTGTCTCCGAGGGTTATTGGTTTGCACGTATAAATACTAAATAAACGGGTGCGGTGCACCTCCTCTTGACGCCCCTTCGCGTCGACAACTACCATTTTGCAGCTCCCTGCTGCTACGCGTATCGGCGTGTCAACGCattaattttcaaatgttAAGTAATAGCCAGAAGCGGAATCCATCGAGACGTTGTCGGTGCAATAAAAGCTGCTAAACCttaaatttcttttctcCGCTCCTCTTCGCATTTCCTCTTAGTGAATTTCATGAAATGTATGAAATTTAACGAAACTTCTGATTTTTCTCTTGTTCTACCCAGTTGCACTCCTTCATGCTTTTCGACATTCGTAGTACGTTCATCTCACATCAAATGTCAATTAGTTAAATATCACACACAGCAAATTTCGAAATAGTTGCAACATCGTTTTATTAGTCAAGATTCATTTCGAAAATTACCTCTATTGTGCGTGTGTTTctcttcaaaatattaaacataCTCAAAATTTGTCGTATTTATTCgattttgtgttttttctttttcaaaatttaagaTCGCTATTAGTCGTTCTAAGGATTTCGAAATGTTAAGATGCTATATATGACTTTGaaacaaaacaaacaaacaaacTTGTTACTGCTTactttgaattttgaaaagtttaaaGTTTTTCAAGCTTTATTAAAGTTTTTTACTCTAGttaatgaataaatttagtacttgttttttcttcaactaCTAGTATTCTCAATATTCGTGGAAGAAATTTTCTTAATGGCTAGCAATATTTCTCTATTGaggaaaaaatattttcagcACCACatacttttattttcttcttttgcaTTTCTTTGTCAACGAACAAAAACAAGAGCATCTGCAtttaaagttattaaaCTTTTTTTCTACACTTAAAAGAACTTAAAAGAacttaatatatatgcttatatatatatatatttcaattttttgcACTTAAAATATTGCTTGGAAAAGTATATAAGAGGATTTTAAGATTTAGAGATCCGTAGTTAGAGAGTGTGTTGCTTGTACTGCTCGCTTACGCTGGTGCCTGACTCattataaaatcaaaaaaccTGGTTATAGTCGACCACGACATTTTTGGGCGGGTCTAAAGGAGATACAGTTGACACACACTCCCACACACATCCAGATATAACACAGCAAAATAGGAAAGTGTATATTGGCTTAAACTTTGGATAAGAAAGAGTTTCGGAaaccaaaagaaaaatagtATTTAATATAGTACAACACACAAGACTTcgtttttttttatttaataaaggTTAAGTTTGCCAAATAACCAACGGACTTTTACTAAATTTATATGTAAATAGCATTTTACTTTGTATAGTTGTACTAAATTTAGTAAAACTACAGGATTACAAAAACGTACTTAGACATTgtgttttatatatattttcacAGGTATACAACTACGATTATAACCCGACAAGACTACAGAGCAATCAAGAAAATACAATCTGAACAATTAAACTAACATGACGAAACGAGATCCCCGTTTAAATGCTGAGCCAGACAATAGCAATAGCTCTTGCAACAACACAAATTCAGGGAACCAATTCGATTACAATAAACCACTTTTAGATAGTCAAGCAAAGAGCCCAGATAATCAAACTAAACGAATAAATGTTCGAACCTCGAGTATAAATAAACATGAAAAACCATACCTTTTGGCACCAGAACTGAAGTCGTTcaatcaatataataataacacgACGCGTCATAACAGTCTAcgaaataataattttaatctCAGACCATGGACTCCAACTGTTCACAATACATATGCATTCCCACCTTTTTAttctgaaaaaaataatggcACAAACAATAGCCAAAGTGTGATTGTAAATAGCTCAAAAACTGTACAATCGGATGGCgattttctttcaaaagGGTTACCTCCAAGATTGGGCCCGGTGCATACCCAATACAATAACCAACATAAGATCCATGCAAGCAATGCTCAATTCAATTACCACTTACCATTCCCATTAGCCGATAGTAATATCAGTCTGCATACACAATCAAATAGCAATGCGAGTAACTACAACAACGGCAGTAGTACTACTGGAAGCTCAAGCGACAGTGCAAGTGGCGGCAGTGGAAGTATAATGACAAGTAAAAAcgaaaaaatatattctaatGATCAACAACAAAGCTATTATGCTCAAAACAATCAGCAACAGGACTCATTTGCATTTTCagataatatatacatgaACAACAAGTACATCTTTCGGTGTAACGTTTGTGGGAAATACTTCAAGAGGAAGTCATGGTTGAAAAGACATTTACTGTCTCATTCTTCAAATCGACAGTACTCCTGTCCCTGGTGTTTAAGTAAACACAAGAGGAAAGATAATCTTCTCCAACATATGAAATTGAAGCACAAACAACAAGTCTTGCAAGAAATGGACAAATTGAGCGAAAGTTCATTGGAATTGAACGATGAATCGAGTACTGGTACCGATACTGCATCGCCCATCGTGAACGAAACTGCATTGTCCATGTTGAACGACGATAGCGGAAGCAGCAGTAATGATAACGTGAGTATAATAGCAATGGTCGACAATGGGACcttgaagaaagaaaacGTGAAAAAAGTCTTGAACTCAATAATCGAAAGACAAAGACAATAGGATGATGACGAGCCCAAagttcaattttttaaattggCTTATTTAACAACATCCCGGCAAAATTCctattgtaaataatagaaCATGGGGGAAGGTAGAGCACGAACGTCTACACCACTATTATTTTGCATATGAATGCATGACTGCATAgctaatatatatatatatatattatacattatatacattataTTCGTAACTACCATTGTATAAAAGCGTTTTCAATGAAGAAAACTAATGACGGCGCACAGGGAAGACATTGCTGTCATTATACgtttgaataaattatattatattgagactatatttgtatttgtaGTAAAGTATTTATACAGATGGATGTGGGATCATAACATTTCTCTGACGACTGCTTCGTGTGGGAAGTCGTCGTCAGTTGGATTCTTAATGACGTTGGAAGTATGTTGAAACTCTTGTTTCTTGAAGAATGCAATGGCGTAGAAAGCAGCTGAAATTGAAAGACCAATTGCAACCACGATCAGACTTGTTACTTTCAAAATAAGTGAACACCACTGTACGATTGCCATTCCTGTGAAGAAGAGACATCTCCAGCCGTTCGTTTCGAAGTATTTCACAAAGTTGACAAAATTGTCGCTGAGGGGacatattttcaaaaggAAAGGAATCTCAATGAACAGAATGACAAGACTTTGTACTATGGCGACAATGCCAAAGGCAATGACTGCATTGACATGGAACAAATTAGCAATACCCAGAGCCATGCATAGTATGATATTGATGTATCCGAAGTATTGACCGTAGACGCTGAAATTGAAGCTCTTCAGATCTTTGAGCATACCTGCGCCGTTAATGAATTGTTTTATGCTGAGTGCCATGAGTAGATGAGTGTGTGGGGGGAGGGGGGTATGGAGTGATAGATACTGTGTACGGGATAGCACGGGATGCAGTTTGAGAGGCACCCTTACACATGTACATATAGCCATgccaatatatatatatagacatGGCTATATGTGCGTTTCAGTATGAGTACGTTTCAGGAAGGGCTGTACCCAGGCTGATGAGATCTGATACCATGCCATCGGGATCACTGCACACGGCGCGCACATACACACAAACCCATCAGTGATGACCATGCCTGCGTGGAAGTGGCGATGTACTGGAACCCAGCTCGGCCTAGCGCAAGTGTCGGCACACACAGCGCAAAACCAGGGAACGGAGAACGACGGCGGGGTAAGCCGCACCTTTGACCAGCCGCGTCACCCGACACGAAGCTGCCGGGTGAGCAACTGCCGCTGCAGTTTACCCGGCGCACACCATCGCCACCGCCGTCTGTCTCTGGGCGCGACCCTCGGCTGCTCGCCCACCTCGGTCTTTTCGTTGTTGTCTCGCGCGCTGCGCTGCGCGAGACTCCCCTTCGGCTCGCCAACAAAACAGCGCAGCGTTTCCACGGCGCGCGAACAACGATTTTTCCGTTCGCGCGAAAATCCTGGCAGCGTGTGAAAAAGCTGACACGCTGCGAAACTGCAGGCACGCGCACCGCACTGTGCCCGCGCACACAACACGCCGCAGCGCACCCTCCACGCCCCGTACCGACCACTTCGCTCCGCGCTTGCTCCACCGTCCCGGGCCGCCCGCCGGCCTCGCCCATAGCCCCCCCAGTCGCTGCAACTCCCCGCACGAGCGCTCCTTTCTCGCGCAAAACGTCCCAGAACGCAcacaaaaagaaagaagttTACACAAAAACGcaaaaacacaaaaacaCAAACGTCGATTCTTtgcattttcaaaattaaataaatagagAGCAACAACCGGGAAATTTTATCTTCACTGTTTCTTCCTTTCCACTACTTTTTCATTTCTGTAACACAAGTACATTACAAAactctttttattttattttgttttttcgTTTGCGCTGTGAAGTTTTTTCGCCCTTCTTTCTAAGTGCACACTTTCAAGTACACACTACTGGGAAGAGATAAAACATTTCATATCctattatatttgttttgtttgtttatttgtttaCTTACGTTTGAAAGACATTAAGCAAAGAAAGTATAacatatacacatatatatactgaGGTATCTCACAAGTTTTCtgtttaaattttattgcTAGAGAGTTTTATTCGGTAAAGATCACGGTTAGTCGGAATATTTTACATTGTATTTTTTGACGTCCTTCcatatatatctaaatttttattttattttatttgttttgcCACTTCTTTCTcacatatattttattattttgtgaaaaaaaaaacgGAACAGAAATATCTGAAGAAACATAGACAgctttctttctttttttttttttagtcccttttacttttataagaaaaaaagttAATTAATAGTTACACATATTTTTTAGTGCGTTTACGACAATGGACTCAAATCAGTACAGTAATCCAGGTAACAGTAATTCGCAGTTTAATCAGTCAGGTCTACCCCAACAATACCAGCCTATGATGCAAAACAGTTTTTATCcacaacaacagcaacagcagcaacaacaacagcagcagcaaGTGCCTCAATTCCATCAGTTTCAGCAAACTGGTTATGCTCCAAGTATTTCACACCAAGCAGGTGGAGGTCAAAGTCAACAATCAGCTACTGGTGCTGGCCAAGGTGCTGGACAAGCTGATGCCGCTGCTCAAGCTGCTGCTCAGGTGGCCGCCGCCGGAGATTTCAATTATTCGCAAATGGCGAACCCATCGAACCAACAGATGAACCAACACCAATTATCGGAATTAATGTACAATTCCTTTTTGACTCATTTGGCTCAAAAACAAATTCCAAATTCAACAGGCTCAGCAAACCCTGCAGGAAGCAATTCCATGCAAAAACAATTCGGTGACCATGCTGCGGCATTACAAAATAACTTAATGCTTGATCCAATGCACCAACAACAGTTGTTGCAACAACAGATGTTACAACAACAAGCCATGCAGCAACAGGCCATGCAACAGTCCATGCAAACACAAATGGCTTCTGGTAAGAAAGGTCCAAAGGgtaaacaaaataatcaaGCCACAGCTACCGCAACCGGTAAAGGTGccaaaaataaagatgtTAAAAAGTTATCGTCCACTCAAACAAGaatagaaaaaagaaaacaattaaagaaacaaGGTCCAAAAAGACCTTCTTCCGCTTACTTCTTATTCTCCATGTCTATTAGAAACGAATTATTACAAGAGCATCCACACGCAAAAGTTCCGGAATTATCTAAACTAGCTTCGATTAGATGGAAGGATTTAACTgatgaacaaaaaaaacCATTTTATGATGAATTCAGAACTAATTGGGAAAAATATAGAGTTTTACGTGATGATTACGAAAAAACTTTACCACCAAAGAGACCTTCAGGCCCATTCATTCAGTTTACTCAAGATATCCGTCCACTCGTAGTGAAAGAAAACCCAGATAGAAACTTGATtgaaattacaaaaattatagGTGAAAAATGGCGTCAACTAGATCCAGTGAAGAAAGCTGAATATACTGAAAATTACAGAATTAGATTAAAGGAATGGGAAAGTTGTTATCCAGAAGACGCTGAAGAAGACAATTTAAAGattaaagttaaaaaaccaagaaagaagaaagttAAGAACGCTAATATAGATCCAAATGCTGCTAATCCAAATGATTTGAATCAAATGAATGTTATGAACCCAATGAATAACATTGCAAACATAAACGGTATGCCACCAAATGCTGCTGTTAATCAAAACTGAAGATAAcacaataaaattatattccatcatattaattttaatctttag
The window above is part of the Tetrapisispora phaffii CBS 4417 chromosome 7, complete genome genome. Proteins encoded here:
- the NEM1 gene encoding Nem1-Spo7 phosphatase catalytic subunit NEM1 (similar to Saccharomyces cerevisiae NEM1 (YHR004C); ancestral locus Anc_2.530) codes for the protein MNTISYISNSLITSIREEGGKEEQEELQPALPDEKPFWFVLLFLPRLLLVKPLLFSWYLLTFPLTLFEQNNSNNGRSRDSQTANSLSDASSIANNNAFYVTKGRKRTEQLQNLDSVLEDDMKGGEMILQRDTVKGSLLNASNLYKVPGAAGSGKNNSAVKSMSSSVAFGTKKMGRFLFPKKLIPRSILHSGRKKKLVLDLDETLIHSISRSNSNSNNAQAHLVEVKFQISGISTLYYVHKRPYCDLFLSNVSKWYDLIIFTASMKEYADPVIDWLESSFVGNFSKRYYRNHCILRDGVGYIKDLSIINDTNDDHGNELVRANSILHEIILIDNSPVSYAMNVDNAIQVEGWISDPTDQDLLNLLPFLESLRYTTDVRNILSLKNGERAFDIN
- the TPHA0G03510 gene encoding C2H2-type zinc finger protein (similar to Saccharomyces cerevisiae MOT3 (YMR070W); ancestral locus Anc_2.533) codes for the protein MTKRDPRLNAEPDNSNSSCNNTNSGNQFDYNKPLLDSQAKSPDNQTKRINVRTSSINKHEKPYLLAPELKSFNQYNNNTTRHNSLRNNNFNLRPWTPTVHNTYAFPPFYSEKNNGTNNSQSVIVNSSKTVQSDGDFLSKGLPPRLGPVHTQYNNQHKIHASNAQFNYHLPFPLADSNISLHTQSNSNASNYNNGSSTTGSSSDSASGGSGSIMTSKNEKIYSNDQQQSYYAQNNQQQDSFAFSDNIYMNNKYIFRCNVCGKYFKRKSWLKRHLLSHSSNRQYSCPWCLSKHKRKDNLLQHMKLKHKQQVLQEMDKLSESSLELNDESSTGTDTASPIVNETALSMLNDDSGSSSNDNVSIIAMVDNGTLKKENVKKVLNSIIERQRQ
- the TVP18 gene encoding Tvp18p (similar to Saccharomyces cerevisiae TVP18 (YMR071C); ancestral locus Anc_2.534), translated to MAICTCVRVPLKLHPVLSRTQYLSLHTPLPPHTHLLMALSIKQFINGAGMLKDLKSFNFSVYGQYFGYINIILCMALGIANLFHVNAVIAFGIVAIVQSLVILFIEIPFLLKICPLSDNFVNFVKYFETNGWRCLFFTGMAIVQWCSLILKVTSLIVVAIGLSISAAFYAIAFFKKQEFQHTSNVIKNPTDDDFPHEAVVREML
- the TPHA0G03530 gene encoding uncharacterized protein; amino-acid sequence: MGEAGGRPGTVEQARSEVVGTGRGGCAAACCVRGHSAVRVPAVSQRVSFFTRCQDFRANGKIVVRAPWKRCAVLLASRRGVSRSAARETTTKRPRWASSRGSRPETDGGGDGVRRVNCSGSCSPGSFVSGDAAGQRCGLPRRRSPFPGFALCVPTLALGRAGFQYIATSTQAWSSLMGLCVCARRVQ
- the IXR1 gene encoding DNA-binding transcription repressor IXR1 (similar to Saccharomyces cerevisiae IXR1 (YKL032C) and ABF2 (YMR072W); ancestral locus Anc_2.535); this translates as MDSNQYSNPGNSNSQFNQSGLPQQYQPMMQNSFYPQQQQQQQQQQQQQVPQFHQFQQTGYAPSISHQAGGGQSQQSATGAGQGAGQADAAAQAAAQVAAAGDFNYSQMANPSNQQMNQHQLSELMYNSFLTHLAQKQIPNSTGSANPAGSNSMQKQFGDHAAALQNNLMLDPMHQQQLLQQQMLQQQAMQQQAMQQSMQTQMASGKKGPKGKQNNQATATATGKGAKNKDVKKLSSTQTRIEKRKQLKKQGPKRPSSAYFLFSMSIRNELLQEHPHAKVPELSKLASIRWKDLTDEQKKPFYDEFRTNWEKYRVLRDDYEKTLPPKRPSGPFIQFTQDIRPLVVKENPDRNLIEITKIIGEKWRQLDPVKKAEYTENYRIRLKEWESCYPEDAEEDNLKIKVKKPRKKKVKNANIDPNAANPNDLNQMNVMNPMNNIANINGMPPNAAVNQN